The proteins below are encoded in one region of Thermosulfurimonas marina:
- a CDS encoding Nif3-like dinuclear metal center hexameric protein, whose protein sequence is MEIAVEDICQWVEEWAPAGWAEEWDNVGLQFGSLRAPVRHLGLALELTPAVAKWVREEKIDCLLTHHPVFFRPLKRLSAEDPWEALILGLIREGVTVVSYHTNLDVAPGGVTEALGKGLGLRMGEPLRPRKEDPRVGLGRLAEVPEPLSLAELAERLARLVKAPVFLVGEGELRLRRVALCAGSGMDLLPEVLQNQAQAFITGDVKHHAARVAEVSGVALVVSDHYALEEYFWQKLARKIAQEFPAIRVSYFRGKGPFQQILPKEA, encoded by the coding sequence ATGGAGATCGCGGTAGAAGACATATGTCAGTGGGTGGAGGAGTGGGCCCCGGCCGGCTGGGCGGAGGAGTGGGATAATGTAGGTCTGCAGTTCGGCTCCCTCCGGGCTCCGGTTCGCCATCTGGGCCTGGCCCTGGAGCTCACCCCGGCGGTGGCGAAATGGGTGCGCGAGGAGAAGATAGATTGCCTTCTCACCCACCATCCCGTCTTTTTCCGGCCCCTTAAAAGGCTTTCAGCGGAGGACCCCTGGGAGGCCCTCATTTTGGGGCTCATCCGGGAGGGGGTCACCGTGGTCTCCTATCACACCAATCTGGATGTGGCCCCGGGAGGGGTTACAGAGGCCTTAGGTAAAGGGCTTGGCCTCCGGATGGGGGAGCCTCTTCGGCCCCGGAAGGAAGATCCTCGGGTAGGGCTGGGGCGTTTGGCCGAGGTTCCGGAGCCCCTCTCTCTGGCCGAGCTCGCGGAGCGTCTGGCCAGGCTGGTGAAGGCCCCGGTCTTTCTGGTGGGAGAGGGGGAGTTGCGGCTGCGGCGGGTGGCCCTTTGTGCCGGCTCCGGGATGGACCTTCTTCCGGAGGTCTTGCAAAACCAGGCTCAGGCGTTTATAACCGGCGATGTCAAACATCATGCGGCCCGGGTGGCCGAAGTCTCCGGAGTGGCCCTGGTGGTAAGCGATCACTATGCCCTAGAGGAATATTTTTGGCAAAAGCTGGCCCGGAAAATAGCCCAGGAGTTTCCCGCCATCCGGGTGAGTTACTTCCGAGGGAAGGGTCCCTTTCAACAAATATTACCCAAGGAGGCTTGA
- the dnaG gene encoding DNA primase, which translates to MSLREAALRLRESINIVDLISEFVALKKRGRNYVGLCPFHSETKPSFTVSEEKQIFYCFGCGAGGDVIGFYMRVNGLSFGEAVRELARRYHLPLPSELRESAESGEHRELYRINERAVRFFERMLGAPEGKAAREYLRGRGLSEDLRRTFLLGYAPSDGGALTSHLRLAGVDLALAEKAGVLARREDGTYYDRFRGRLIFPIRDLSGRVVAFGGRIVGEGEPKYLNSPESPIYHKSRVLYGLYEARPFIREKGHGLVVEGYFDLLSLWEHGFRHTVATCGTALTEDHVRLLKRFSRDWYLVFDGDEAGRKAAARAVGLFFSQGLFPRVVFLPEGEDPDSLVRKAPAALSEALEQAEEPLSFLVEYLLRIYGRGPEGKAQVVREIREILGRLPDPVLRHEYLRRAARKLDLPEGLLLSPRCPQRETLSQEREGAPWGRLLLQFLLQWPSRAEELAALSPEEFLEDPEKTLYEEVLSALREGISPERLTFVEGILQSLFSELLFSPPLEASPEEVLAQIRAWILRRRFEAQARDLRRTIRELEARGRHQEVAGLLRAYTELCRRFPKECQGEGVYEPLQKGS; encoded by the coding sequence GTGAGTCTTCGGGAGGCGGCCCTCCGCCTTCGAGAAAGCATAAATATCGTGGATCTGATCTCCGAGTTCGTGGCCCTAAAGAAAAGGGGCCGCAACTATGTGGGGCTTTGTCCCTTCCATTCCGAGACCAAGCCCTCCTTTACGGTAAGCGAGGAAAAACAGATTTTTTATTGCTTTGGTTGCGGGGCCGGAGGAGACGTTATCGGTTTTTACATGCGGGTAAACGGGCTCTCCTTCGGGGAGGCGGTGCGCGAGCTGGCCCGCAGGTACCATCTTCCTTTGCCCTCGGAGCTCCGGGAGTCTGCGGAAAGCGGCGAACATCGGGAGCTTTACCGTATAAACGAGCGGGCGGTGCGTTTTTTTGAGAGGATGCTTGGGGCCCCGGAGGGGAAGGCGGCCCGGGAATATCTTCGGGGCCGCGGTCTTTCCGAGGACCTCCGGCGGACCTTCCTTCTGGGCTACGCCCCCTCCGACGGAGGGGCCCTTACCTCTCATCTACGTCTGGCCGGGGTGGATCTGGCTCTGGCGGAAAAGGCCGGGGTGCTGGCCCGGCGCGAGGATGGCACCTATTACGACCGCTTCCGGGGTCGGCTCATTTTTCCTATTCGGGATCTTTCCGGGCGGGTGGTGGCCTTCGGAGGCCGGATCGTGGGGGAGGGAGAACCCAAGTATCTCAACTCCCCCGAAAGTCCCATTTATCATAAGAGCCGCGTTCTTTACGGACTTTACGAGGCCCGTCCTTTTATTCGGGAAAAGGGCCACGGCCTGGTGGTGGAGGGTTATTTTGACCTCCTTTCCCTCTGGGAGCACGGTTTTCGCCACACGGTGGCCACCTGCGGCACCGCTCTGACCGAAGACCATGTGCGCCTTTTGAAGAGGTTTTCCCGGGACTGGTATCTGGTCTTTGACGGGGATGAGGCCGGCCGCAAGGCGGCGGCCCGGGCCGTGGGGCTTTTTTTCTCTCAAGGGCTCTTTCCCCGGGTGGTCTTTCTCCCCGAGGGAGAAGATCCGGACAGCCTGGTGCGCAAGGCCCCGGCGGCCCTCTCCGAGGCCCTGGAGCAGGCGGAAGAGCCCCTTTCCTTTTTGGTGGAGTATCTCCTCAGGATTTACGGTCGGGGACCGGAGGGCAAGGCCCAGGTGGTACGCGAGATCCGGGAAATCCTGGGGCGCCTTCCGGATCCGGTTCTCCGTCACGAATATCTGCGTCGGGCGGCCCGCAAACTGGATCTCCCTGAAGGATTGCTTCTCTCTCCTCGGTGCCCTCAGAGGGAGACCCTTTCCCAGGAGAGGGAGGGGGCCCCCTGGGGACGGCTCCTCCTTCAATTTCTCCTCCAGTGGCCCTCCCGGGCCGAGGAGTTGGCGGCCCTTTCTCCCGAGGAATTCTTGGAGGATCCGGAAAAGACCCTTTATGAAGAAGTCCTTTCGGCCCTGCGGGAGGGGATTTCTCCGGAGCGGCTCACCTTTGTCGAGGGCATACTGCAGTCCCTTTTCAGCGAGCTTCTGTTTTCTCCTCCGCTGGAGGCTTCTCCCGAGGAGGTCCTGGCTCAGATTCGTGCCTGGATCCTGCGCCGACGGTTTGAGGCCCAGGCCCGAGATCTTCGGCGGACCATTCGAGAACTTGAGGCCCGAGGACGCCACCAGGAGGTGGCCGGACTCCTCCGGGCCTATACGGAGCTTTGTCGTAGATTTCCTAAAGAATGCCAAGGGGAGGGGGTGTATGAGCCGCTCCAAAAAGGGTCTTGA
- the rpoD gene encoding RNA polymerase sigma factor RpoD, which produces MSRSKKGLELLEKEEPSCLTEVGALYGLEEDLEALEAREFDPVRYYLKDMGDIPLLTREEEVELARAMEEGEIQALAAALSLPWTLRKLAHLLADFEKGKVRLREILRDVDEFSEDSGETSSTKEWLEQLRGTLKEMLSLLEDLPQEKGPRIGAYRRLYLLRRSLSEVLFTRRLSRRLVEELVKEPLEVACELSRAERALKEMEERTGYQLAVLIQHFVKSNGEFSRVEAASAKLGLSAEEFLRLREKYLAFQRLRREIPERFGVPLLRFRKVIEEMQAGLSRAREAKERLVRANLRLVVSVAKKYVGRGLPFLDLIQEGNIGLMKAVEKFDWRRGYKFSTYATWWIRQAITRAIADQARTIRIPVHMIELVNKLVRTSLRYYQEKGEEPTPEVLAQEMGLPVEKVKTILKVTKDPVSLETPVGDDEDSLLGDFIEDEMILGPDEAAEDLSMMEEVRKLLSLLTPREEKVLRLRFGIGERHEHTLEEVGRAFGVTRERIRQIESKALRKLRHPQRSKFLKIYLTS; this is translated from the coding sequence ATGAGCCGCTCCAAAAAGGGTCTTGAATTGTTGGAAAAAGAAGAACCTAGCTGTCTTACCGAGGTAGGGGCCCTTTATGGGTTAGAGGAGGATCTGGAGGCCTTAGAGGCCCGAGAATTTGATCCCGTGCGTTATTACCTCAAGGATATGGGGGACATCCCCCTCCTTACCCGGGAAGAGGAGGTAGAGCTGGCCCGGGCCATGGAGGAGGGAGAGATCCAGGCCCTGGCGGCGGCCCTTTCTCTGCCCTGGACCCTGCGGAAGCTCGCGCATCTTCTGGCGGATTTCGAGAAGGGAAAGGTGCGTCTGCGGGAAATCCTGCGGGATGTGGACGAGTTTTCCGAAGACTCTGGGGAAACCTCTTCCACCAAAGAATGGCTGGAGCAATTGAGGGGGACCTTAAAGGAGATGCTCTCCCTCCTGGAAGACCTCCCTCAGGAAAAGGGGCCACGGATCGGAGCCTACCGCCGCCTTTATCTCCTGCGGAGGAGTTTGAGCGAGGTCCTTTTTACCAGGAGGCTTTCCCGCAGGCTCGTCGAAGAACTGGTGAAAGAGCCCCTGGAGGTGGCCTGCGAACTTTCGCGGGCCGAAAGGGCCCTCAAAGAAATGGAGGAGCGCACCGGATACCAGCTGGCGGTCCTCATCCAGCATTTTGTAAAAAGCAACGGAGAATTTTCCCGGGTGGAGGCGGCCTCGGCCAAACTGGGGCTTTCTGCCGAGGAGTTTCTGCGCCTTCGCGAAAAATATCTGGCCTTTCAGCGGCTGCGTCGGGAGATCCCGGAGCGCTTTGGGGTGCCGCTTCTCCGATTCCGGAAGGTGATCGAGGAGATGCAGGCCGGGCTTTCCCGGGCCCGGGAAGCCAAAGAACGCCTGGTGCGGGCCAATCTGCGTCTGGTGGTCTCGGTGGCCAAAAAGTATGTGGGCCGGGGGCTTCCCTTCCTGGATCTCATCCAGGAGGGCAATATCGGCCTCATGAAGGCGGTGGAAAAATTTGACTGGCGCCGGGGATATAAGTTCAGCACCTATGCCACTTGGTGGATTCGGCAGGCCATTACCCGAGCCATTGCCGACCAGGCCCGCACCATCCGCATTCCGGTGCATATGATTGAACTGGTGAACAAGCTGGTGCGCACCTCTCTGCGTTACTACCAGGAAAAGGGTGAGGAGCCCACTCCGGAGGTTCTGGCCCAGGAAATGGGGCTTCCGGTGGAAAAGGTCAAGACCATTCTCAAGGTTACCAAGGACCCGGTATCCCTGGAGACCCCGGTGGGAGACGATGAGGATTCTCTTCTGGGGGATTTTATCGAGGACGAAATGATTTTGGGGCCGGACGAGGCGGCGGAGGACCTTTCTATGATGGAAGAAGTGCGCAAACTTCTTTCTCTACTTACCCCGCGAGAGGAGAAGGTGCTTCGGCTGCGTTTCGGCATCGGGGAAAGACACGAACACACCCTGGAGGAGGTGGGGCGGGCCTTCGGGGTCACCCGGGAACGCATTCGCCAGATCGAGTCCAAGGCCCTGCGCAAGCTTCGGCATCCGCAGCGGAGTAAATTTCTGAAAATTTACCTGACTTCCTGA
- a CDS encoding ArnT family glycosyltransferase: protein MTSVQEARRAEIVQEAVRFGHWLVPHLNGQPYVTKPPLHPWLAGALAWALGLSEPVLRLPSLLSAAGILALTYLLARRLGGTLAAFLALLFLLAAPRFYFFAHRVELEMLLAFFFTAYLYGAFLYLRSGNLRPLLWAFLSFSAGLLTKGPFILLALSPVVAFGFLTRERRTLSLLHPLALLLSATPALAWYLYLYHRLGGGNFGEFVRVDLLGRLTTGKRDPFYHYAGALLLGFLPESLLLLRAQAFLRLHLAERDRLFLLLCWLVPLLLLSFTAAKFSKYLLSLYPFFAISLALAAANWFREKERLVRQVALFLALGLLVGALFSEIRGNALRFESLKRARPYLSAPKVYFYGRPNYLLVFYRGGPIPVLKGPPFPPGIILQETRQGLAPLDQGLQFLREISPFYRKGKVLRVYSSAGASSASSGSGK, encoded by the coding sequence TTGACCTCCGTTCAGGAGGCCCGACGGGCGGAGATCGTACAGGAGGCGGTCCGTTTCGGCCACTGGCTCGTCCCGCACCTAAACGGCCAGCCCTACGTCACCAAGCCTCCGCTCCATCCCTGGCTCGCCGGGGCCCTGGCCTGGGCCCTGGGACTAAGTGAACCGGTGCTGCGGCTTCCTTCCCTTCTTTCTGCGGCCGGGATCCTGGCCCTCACCTATCTCCTGGCCCGCAGGCTGGGAGGGACCCTGGCCGCCTTCCTGGCGCTCCTTTTCCTCCTGGCCGCCCCGCGCTTTTACTTTTTCGCCCACCGGGTGGAACTGGAGATGCTTCTCGCCTTCTTCTTCACGGCCTATCTTTACGGGGCTTTCCTCTATCTCCGGTCCGGAAACCTGCGGCCCCTCCTCTGGGCCTTTCTGAGCTTTTCCGCGGGCCTTCTTACCAAGGGGCCCTTCATTCTTCTGGCCTTGTCCCCGGTGGTGGCCTTCGGATTCCTCACCCGGGAACGCCGGACCCTTTCCCTCCTCCACCCCCTGGCTCTCCTCCTTTCCGCAACCCCGGCCCTCGCCTGGTACCTCTACCTTTATCACCGACTCGGGGGAGGGAACTTCGGAGAGTTTGTCCGGGTAGATCTCCTAGGGAGGCTGACCACCGGGAAGCGCGACCCCTTTTATCACTACGCCGGGGCCCTCCTCCTGGGTTTTCTTCCCGAAAGCCTCCTCCTCTTGCGAGCCCAGGCCTTCCTCCGGCTACATCTGGCCGAAAGAGACCGGCTCTTTCTCCTCCTTTGCTGGCTTGTGCCCCTCCTCCTCCTCAGCTTCACCGCCGCCAAATTCAGTAAGTATCTCCTTTCACTTTATCCCTTTTTCGCTATCTCCCTGGCCCTTGCGGCCGCAAACTGGTTCCGGGAGAAGGAAAGACTGGTGCGTCAGGTAGCCCTCTTTCTGGCCCTGGGGCTTCTTGTTGGGGCCCTCTTTTCAGAAATCCGGGGAAATGCCCTGCGCTTTGAGTCCCTCAAACGGGCTCGGCCTTATCTCTCGGCCCCCAAGGTCTATTTTTACGGCCGGCCGAATTACCTTCTGGTCTTTTATCGGGGAGGCCCCATCCCGGTCTTAAAAGGCCCGCCCTTTCCCCCCGGAATTATTCTCCAAGAGACTCGCCAAGGCCTGGCCCCTCTTGACCAAGGCCTGCAATTCTTAAGAGAGATCTCCCCCTTTTACCGGAAAGGGAAGGTCCTGCGGGTCTATTCCTCAGCCGGAGCCTCCTCGGCCTCCTCGGGCTCCGGGAAGTAG
- a CDS encoding metallophosphoesterase, whose translation MREVPLKEARRISLRFFVLLGALGAILGLEFYEHVCALPATDWNTRNLSRIRVKDPHDFSFAVFGDSQFSIYAFESLLREIDQDPEISFVIALGDMVHSGSKTSYSLFLDLIQKNLHKPLVTVIGNHELKGGGYPLYTRIFGRPYYSFRIGRTCFLILDDAASKLNLKERSWLEGELRKSRDLCDHRLVFLHIPLYDPRPHEYHCLPEKEAKFLSRVFRDYGVSHVFAGHIHGYFHGNWNGLPYTISGGAGARLYGGDPRHFFYHYLKVKLVNGVLDVEVKPIFVPGPKWFDHTLSFVYTYLFDPHWLEAALWMIVLGLIFPLIWKKFRKGPGK comes from the coding sequence GTGCGTGAGGTGCCTCTTAAAGAAGCTAGGAGAATATCCCTGCGATTCTTTGTTCTTCTGGGTGCGTTGGGAGCCATTCTCGGGCTTGAGTTCTATGAACATGTTTGCGCCCTTCCAGCTACAGATTGGAATACTCGCAATCTTTCTAGAATAAGGGTTAAGGATCCGCATGATTTTTCATTCGCCGTATTTGGAGATAGCCAGTTCAGCATCTATGCCTTTGAAAGCCTCTTAAGGGAGATTGACCAGGATCCTGAAATCTCCTTTGTCATTGCTTTGGGAGATATGGTCCATTCGGGAAGCAAGACATCGTATTCTCTTTTTTTGGATCTTATCCAAAAGAACCTTCATAAACCCCTGGTTACGGTCATCGGCAATCACGAACTAAAAGGAGGCGGTTATCCGCTTTATACTCGGATCTTCGGCCGGCCTTATTACTCCTTTCGTATCGGAAGGACCTGTTTCTTGATCCTAGATGATGCCGCAAGCAAGCTTAACCTCAAAGAAAGATCCTGGCTTGAAGGAGAACTCAGGAAGAGCCGGGACCTTTGCGACCACCGTTTGGTTTTTCTCCACATTCCCCTTTATGATCCCCGGCCTCACGAATATCATTGTCTACCCGAAAAAGAGGCCAAATTTCTTTCGAGGGTTTTCAGGGACTACGGGGTCTCTCACGTATTTGCCGGACACATCCATGGTTATTTTCATGGAAACTGGAATGGCCTTCCTTACACCATCAGCGGCGGGGCAGGAGCTAGACTTTACGGCGGGGATCCGAGACATTTCTTCTACCATTATCTCAAAGTGAAACTCGTAAACGGTGTTCTTGACGTAGAAGTGAAACCCATTTTCGTTCCGGGCCCCAAATGGTTCGATCATACTCTTTCCTTTGTCTACACCTATCTCTTTGACCCTCATTGGTTAGAAGCGGCCCTGTGGATGATCGTTTTGGGGCTAATCTTTCCCCTGATCTGGAAAAAATTTCGAAAAGGACCCGGCAAATGA
- a CDS encoding efflux RND transporter permease subunit — MRGFLRWLIDRPPLMLLLVASIVFAGLYARWHLPVDLFPNLDLPVVNIVTHYPGAAPEDMELLVTRPIEDEMRGLPGVKRVASVSVQGISKVTVEFGPGISVREARELVQARLARTAGLLPRGAVPRLENIGTTLQEVLGYVVYGSKDLVELRNLIRFTLTNRLMGIPGVSSVEVFGGDRRAFIIRVRPEALARLGLGISDLELALRRHNASEIAGFLTRGGREYVIRGDARLQTIEDLKNLYLKSADGEAVPLSAVAEVFEGVVPKHYEVRGDGQPAVAFYVRKQPGASSIEVARAVETAVEEFKALLPPGTKIKKFYDQSEIIKEARETISSDLLLGAALAVTVLYLFMGTMRPTLIVAATIPLTLLVTLVLMKILGLSLNVITFSALTLAVGMIVDDAIVVTENVFRHLEMGKAPPEAALAGTVEIAPPDAAGTFTTVAAFLPLALVTGIAGLFLRPFGLVVSLALLVSLILSLSFVPVLLGDMPPVRDPLRPPAGRLLTGLRGLLSRVLSYSLDHPRKVIVLSMGGLTLAGLSVFLGSAKLLPPVDEGAILVEYIMPPGTSLRESNRIGEELVRLAMTDPDVACVYRRTGSPEVGYQIEGVNRGEIMIKLKPKGKRYRGAEEIMADLKRAYARFPGVVFLYHQPTQEMMDESLSGLPALFGVTVYGEDLDTLAYLAGKVEEIMDEDPAITNVVNPLKIKRPQIVVRLRYPDLARFGVSLEEVFSTLRATFWGLEATRIVRQREEIDVLLEFDRPEALGLKRLALLPIRTAKGELVPLRKVADIRVEHLPGEITRLNGEREVTLLAEVEGNLFKVASSLKRRLAALSLPRGYRVEVTGQYKVLKRSLWEMVFILSGAIIFVYLILFAEFKSWKRPLVILTTAPFSLVGAILALWITRQGLNISVAMGVLTLIGICVNNAIVLLDFAEQKIREGMDRKEALIEAAQTRLRPILLTSLTTIFALIPTAVGLGAGAEYFRGFAIAVIGGLVTATLVSFVLVPCLEVLGRN, encoded by the coding sequence ATGAGGGGATTTCTGCGCTGGCTTATTGACAGACCGCCCCTCATGCTTCTTTTGGTTGCATCCATCGTTTTTGCCGGGTTGTACGCCCGTTGGCACCTGCCGGTAGATCTTTTCCCCAATCTTGATCTTCCGGTGGTAAACATTGTTACTCATTATCCCGGGGCTGCTCCCGAGGATATGGAACTTCTCGTTACCCGCCCTATTGAAGACGAAATGCGAGGCCTACCAGGGGTCAAACGGGTGGCCTCGGTCTCGGTTCAGGGCATCTCCAAGGTCACGGTGGAGTTCGGCCCTGGTATTTCGGTCAGAGAGGCCCGAGAACTCGTTCAAGCGAGGCTCGCCCGGACCGCTGGTCTCTTGCCGCGTGGAGCCGTCCCCAGGCTCGAAAACATCGGTACCACCCTTCAGGAGGTGCTCGGATATGTGGTCTACGGTTCGAAGGACCTCGTGGAACTGCGAAATCTCATCCGGTTTACCCTCACCAATCGGCTCATGGGTATTCCCGGGGTCTCCTCGGTGGAGGTCTTTGGGGGTGATAGGCGGGCCTTTATTATCCGGGTAAGGCCAGAGGCCCTTGCCCGTCTCGGACTCGGCATTTCGGATCTCGAGCTAGCTCTAAGACGCCACAATGCCTCTGAGATAGCCGGTTTCCTTACTAGAGGTGGACGGGAGTATGTGATCCGTGGAGATGCCCGTCTGCAAACTATTGAAGACTTGAAAAACCTCTATCTAAAGAGCGCCGATGGGGAGGCGGTTCCTCTTTCGGCGGTGGCCGAAGTCTTTGAAGGAGTGGTTCCCAAGCATTACGAGGTCAGGGGAGACGGTCAACCGGCAGTGGCCTTTTACGTGCGTAAGCAACCCGGTGCTAGTTCTATTGAGGTCGCACGGGCCGTGGAAACCGCGGTGGAGGAATTCAAGGCCCTCCTTCCTCCGGGAACAAAGATCAAAAAATTCTACGATCAATCAGAGATCATAAAAGAGGCCCGGGAAACCATTTCCAGTGATCTTTTGCTCGGGGCGGCCCTGGCAGTGACCGTCCTCTATCTTTTCATGGGGACGATGAGGCCTACCCTCATAGTGGCCGCCACCATCCCCCTCACCCTGCTGGTCACCCTAGTCCTAATGAAGATCTTGGGGCTTTCGCTCAATGTTATCACTTTTTCGGCGCTCACGCTTGCCGTGGGGATGATCGTGGACGACGCCATTGTGGTCACGGAGAACGTCTTCCGACACCTGGAAATGGGGAAAGCACCCCCAGAGGCGGCCTTGGCAGGCACGGTAGAAATCGCCCCGCCCGACGCCGCCGGGACCTTCACCACTGTGGCGGCCTTTCTCCCCCTGGCCCTGGTGACCGGTATCGCCGGCCTTTTCCTGCGGCCCTTCGGTCTGGTGGTGAGTCTGGCCCTCCTGGTCTCTCTCATCCTTTCCCTCTCGTTCGTCCCGGTGCTTCTCGGGGATATGCCCCCGGTGCGGGACCCCCTCCGGCCCCCGGCCGGGAGGCTTCTCACGGGTCTGAGGGGTCTCCTATCCCGGGTCCTCTCCTATAGCCTTGACCATCCCCGGAAAGTGATCGTTCTGAGTATGGGGGGCCTTACCTTGGCCGGTCTTTCGGTCTTTCTCGGCTCGGCAAAGCTCCTCCCTCCAGTGGACGAGGGGGCCATCCTGGTAGAATACATCATGCCCCCAGGCACCTCTCTCAGGGAGAGCAATCGAATTGGAGAAGAGCTTGTCCGCCTAGCCATGACCGATCCCGATGTGGCCTGTGTATATCGTCGCACCGGCTCCCCGGAGGTGGGTTATCAGATCGAGGGTGTCAACCGGGGAGAGATTATGATCAAGCTCAAGCCCAAGGGGAAACGTTACCGGGGAGCAGAAGAGATCATGGCCGATCTCAAGAGGGCTTATGCTCGTTTTCCCGGGGTGGTCTTTCTTTATCACCAGCCCACCCAGGAGATGATGGACGAGAGTCTTTCTGGGCTTCCGGCCCTCTTCGGGGTGACTGTCTACGGTGAAGACCTCGACACCCTGGCGTACCTGGCCGGAAAAGTAGAAGAGATCATGGACGAGGATCCGGCCATTACCAATGTGGTCAATCCTCTAAAGATAAAAAGGCCTCAGATCGTAGTAAGGCTGAGGTATCCCGACCTTGCCCGTTTCGGGGTGAGCCTGGAAGAGGTGTTTTCTACCCTGAGGGCCACCTTTTGGGGCCTTGAGGCCACACGCATCGTGAGACAGCGGGAGGAGATCGATGTCCTTCTCGAATTTGATCGGCCCGAGGCTCTCGGCCTAAAAAGGCTTGCCCTTCTCCCTATCCGAACAGCGAAAGGGGAACTGGTACCCCTCAGGAAGGTGGCTGATATCCGGGTGGAACACCTACCCGGAGAGATCACCAGGCTCAACGGCGAACGGGAGGTCACCCTGCTGGCCGAGGTGGAGGGGAACCTATTCAAGGTGGCCTCAAGCCTCAAGAGGCGTCTTGCGGCCCTTTCGCTTCCCCGGGGCTACCGGGTGGAGGTGACCGGACAATACAAGGTTCTCAAAAGGAGCCTATGGGAGATGGTTTTTATCCTTTCCGGGGCGATCATTTTTGTTTATCTTATATTGTTTGCGGAGTTTAAGTCCTGGAAACGCCCTTTGGTGATATTGACTACGGCCCCTTTTTCCTTGGTAGGGGCTATCCTGGCCCTCTGGATAACCCGTCAGGGCCTGAATATCTCGGTAGCCATGGGCGTGCTCACCCTTATAGGAATCTGTGTCAACAATGCCATCGTCCTTCTCGACTTTGCCGAACAAAAAATAAGGGAAGGGATGGACAGAAAGGAGGCCCTAATTGAAGCGGCTCAGACCAGGCTCAGGCCAATCCTCCTCACCAGCCTGACAACCATCTTTGCCCTTATTCCTACAGCCGTAGGCCTCGGAGCGGGGGCTGAGTACTTTCGAGGATTTGCTATAGCCGTCATAGGAGGCCTCGTGACGGCTACTCTGGTTTCGTTTGTTCTGGTACCCTGCCTGGAGGTTTTGGGGAGAAATTAG
- a CDS encoding zinc ribbon domain-containing protein, giving the protein MRQEIASLIRLQELDLKILELDRQREELPAALRAAEAELAEKKSRLEEISRRLEEIDLKRRAEEEELEEEMQRLRKTQTRLMQIRGTREYQALLREMEEIKRANKEREENLLKLMEEQEKLKQEKEALEKEIAEVEKRVAEERTRYEALCGELEAEKKKHLEERTRLLQEIPQTLLRRYEFIRERKGGLAIVAVENGTCGGCHMHIPPQLFNELQRDDKYYECPLCRRLIYYKKIYFPEPEEAEEAPAEE; this is encoded by the coding sequence GTGCGTCAGGAAATTGCCAGCCTCATCCGGCTTCAGGAGTTGGATCTGAAAATTTTGGAGTTAGACCGACAGAGGGAGGAGCTTCCCGCGGCCCTGCGGGCGGCCGAGGCCGAGTTGGCGGAAAAGAAAAGCCGCTTAGAAGAGATTTCTCGGCGTCTGGAGGAGATCGATCTCAAACGCCGGGCCGAAGAGGAGGAGCTCGAGGAGGAGATGCAGCGCCTGCGCAAGACCCAGACCCGACTCATGCAGATCAGGGGCACCCGAGAGTACCAGGCCCTCCTGCGGGAGATGGAGGAGATCAAGAGGGCCAATAAGGAGCGGGAGGAGAACCTTCTTAAGCTCATGGAGGAGCAGGAAAAGCTCAAGCAGGAGAAGGAGGCCCTGGAGAAAGAGATCGCCGAGGTTGAAAAACGGGTGGCTGAAGAGAGGACCCGGTATGAGGCCCTGTGTGGGGAGCTTGAGGCGGAGAAGAAAAAGCATCTTGAGGAAAGGACTCGGTTACTTCAGGAGATTCCCCAGACCCTGCTGCGACGCTACGAATTCATCCGGGAGAGGAAAGGGGGGCTGGCCATTGTGGCCGTAGAAAACGGGACTTGCGGAGGGTGCCACATGCACATCCCGCCCCAGCTCTTCAACGAGCTTCAGCGGGACGACAAGTATTACGAATGTCCTCTCTGCCGGCGTCTGATCTATTACAAGAAGATCTACTTCCCGGAGCCCGAGGAGGCCGAGGAGGCTCCGGCTGAGGAATAG